The Sinomicrobium kalidii genome contains a region encoding:
- a CDS encoding SusC/RagA family TonB-linked outer membrane protein produces MKTNNPSIFSLWKRKTDFGAVNRQLFFILCFCWSVSSFAQQVVRGTVTDEHGIPIGGASVLEKNTTNGSVTDFDGNYELTLSTENPVIVVSYLGFQTTEMNVGDRTNLDILLKEDMQELDEVVLIGFGTQKKADVTSAVATVKSEDFIQGNVRDAAQLIQGKVAGLTISTPSGDPTDGSQINLRGMSSLQGGTNPLVLIDGVPGNLNTVAPEDIESVDVLKDGSATAIYGTRGTNGVIIITTKKGNYNIKPTIEYNGYASLSTIANKLDFLSASDLRQKWDEGYTFTGANLQDFGADTDWLDEITRNAYSQVHNLTFRGGSESTNLTASLNYRDIEGIFLKSDNKKYTGRISVNHAMFDNKLKTNLGLIVSEQTFSALGDGDSFDPYIYRQALIRNPTEPVRDENGNWFERDVYFYDNPVGYIQETIGENRYRNVRFDISVSYDFSSNLSVKGLYTRKGNSNIRGFYRTKNHVSTVKYGQDGFASRGTDDYVGNYGQITADYNQEFGKHKLTGLLGYNYEDNTNEGFWANNRRFPTDGFGYNNLETGQGLQLGEAGMGSYKNEDKLIAFFSRVTYNFDDRYLLLASFRREGSSRFGENYKWGNFPGISAGWRISQESFMDSVDWVYNLKLRAGFGITGTNAGSRYQSLSGLTYRNYFLYNGNWIRELVPTRNANPDLRWEKKEEFNFGLDFSFLNDRINGSVDYYSRRTKDALWNYSVPTPPYYYSEMTANVAEIKNSGLEFLVNVIPFKTDNFQWTANLTYSTNTNEVVSLSNDEFQLTNDFFDEGATGEPIQVSTHRIQEGQPIGNFFGWKSVDITEDGIWLIETPDGDVIPATESTTEDRQILGNGLPKAYYSWNNTVKYKNWDFQMNMRGALDYQILNFSRMFYENPTVDYNTLKSAYDKVYGKAVLNDVQRLVSYYVEDGDFLKIDNITLGYTLPKSVLKFAENFRIYASGLNLITITGYKGVDPEVNRNRDSANGVIPGNDNRDKYPSTRTFSLGINFTF; encoded by the coding sequence ATGAAAACGAATAATCCATCTATCTTTTCATTATGGAAAAGAAAAACAGATTTCGGAGCGGTAAACAGGCAACTTTTTTTTATACTTTGTTTTTGCTGGTCCGTATCGTCCTTTGCACAGCAGGTTGTCAGGGGAACCGTAACGGATGAACATGGAATACCTATCGGCGGAGCCTCAGTATTGGAAAAGAACACCACAAATGGTAGTGTCACCGATTTTGACGGAAACTACGAACTGACTTTAAGCACTGAAAACCCCGTTATCGTAGTGTCTTATTTGGGATTTCAGACCACTGAGATGAATGTGGGGGACCGCACGAACCTGGATATCCTTTTAAAGGAAGATATGCAGGAATTGGATGAAGTAGTGCTCATCGGGTTCGGGACACAGAAAAAGGCAGACGTAACCAGTGCTGTAGCTACAGTCAAATCCGAGGATTTCATCCAGGGAAATGTAAGGGACGCAGCGCAGTTGATCCAGGGAAAAGTTGCAGGGCTGACCATTTCCACACCCTCGGGAGACCCCACAGATGGTTCGCAGATCAATTTACGGGGGATGTCGTCATTACAGGGCGGGACAAATCCTCTGGTCCTGATTGACGGTGTTCCGGGTAACCTCAATACTGTAGCTCCCGAAGACATTGAATCCGTAGATGTACTGAAGGACGGATCGGCCACAGCCATTTACGGTACCAGGGGAACCAACGGTGTGATTATCATAACCACCAAAAAAGGCAACTACAATATTAAACCTACCATAGAATACAATGGTTATGCCTCGCTTTCGACTATCGCTAACAAACTGGATTTTTTAAGTGCTTCGGACCTTCGGCAAAAATGGGATGAGGGATATACCTTTACCGGGGCAAACCTTCAGGATTTCGGAGCAGATACCGACTGGCTGGACGAAATTACCCGGAACGCCTACAGCCAGGTACATAACCTTACTTTCAGAGGAGGTAGTGAATCTACCAATCTTACTGCCTCGTTGAATTACAGAGATATAGAAGGGATTTTTCTGAAATCGGATAACAAGAAATATACCGGACGGATCAGTGTTAACCACGCCATGTTCGACAACAAGCTGAAAACTAATCTCGGACTTATTGTAAGTGAGCAAACATTCAGTGCCTTAGGTGACGGAGATAGTTTTGATCCCTATATTTACAGGCAGGCCTTGATAAGAAACCCCACGGAGCCCGTAAGGGACGAAAACGGGAACTGGTTTGAGAGAGATGTATACTTTTACGATAACCCCGTAGGCTATATCCAGGAAACTATCGGGGAGAACAGGTACAGAAATGTCCGTTTCGACATTAGTGTGAGCTATGATTTCAGTAGTAACCTCAGTGTCAAAGGGCTTTACACCCGAAAGGGGAATTCCAACATCCGTGGTTTTTACCGGACAAAAAACCATGTGTCTACGGTAAAATACGGACAGGACGGGTTCGCTTCCCGGGGAACAGATGATTATGTCGGGAATTACGGGCAAATAACCGCAGATTATAACCAGGAGTTCGGAAAACACAAGTTAACGGGCTTACTGGGATATAATTATGAAGATAACACCAATGAAGGGTTCTGGGCCAATAATCGCCGTTTTCCTACCGACGGTTTTGGCTATAATAATTTGGAAACCGGTCAGGGACTTCAACTCGGTGAAGCGGGTATGGGAAGTTATAAGAATGAAGATAAGCTCATCGCGTTCTTTTCACGGGTGACTTACAATTTTGACGACCGCTACCTGCTGCTGGCCAGTTTCCGGCGGGAAGGATCTTCCAGGTTTGGCGAAAATTACAAATGGGGAAATTTTCCCGGGATTTCGGCGGGATGGCGCATCAGCCAGGAATCTTTTATGGACAGTGTTGACTGGGTCTACAACCTGAAGTTAAGGGCCGGATTCGGGATTACGGGAACCAATGCGGGATCCAGGTATCAATCGTTAAGCGGACTGACGTATAGAAATTACTTTTTGTACAACGGAAACTGGATAAGGGAACTGGTGCCCACAAGGAATGCAAACCCCGATTTGCGGTGGGAGAAAAAGGAAGAGTTCAATTTCGGACTGGACTTCAGTTTTCTCAATGACCGTATAAATGGTTCCGTAGATTATTACAGCAGAAGGACTAAAGATGCATTGTGGAATTATAGTGTTCCCACACCTCCTTATTATTACAGCGAAATGACTGCAAACGTAGCGGAGATCAAAAATTCAGGGCTGGAATTTTTGGTAAATGTTATTCCGTTTAAAACGGATAATTTCCAATGGACGGCCAACCTTACCTACTCTACCAATACCAATGAAGTGGTATCCCTTTCGAATGATGAATTTCAGCTTACCAACGACTTTTTTGACGAAGGGGCTACTGGAGAACCCATACAGGTAAGTACACACAGGATACAGGAAGGACAGCCGATAGGAAACTTCTTCGGGTGGAAAAGCGTGGATATTACCGAAGACGGGATCTGGCTGATCGAGACTCCCGACGGAGATGTCATCCCCGCTACTGAATCCACTACGGAAGACAGACAGATTCTGGGAAATGGCCTTCCAAAAGCTTATTACAGCTGGAACAATACGGTGAAGTATAAAAACTGGGATTTCCAGATGAACATGAGGGGAGCACTGGACTACCAGATACTCAACTTTTCCAGGATGTTCTATGAGAACCCCACAGTGGATTACAATACGTTAAAATCGGCCTATGATAAGGTTTATGGCAAGGCGGTACTCAACGATGTTCAAAGATTGGTAAGCTATTATGTGGAAGATGGGGATTTTCTCAAAATTGACAATATAACCCTGGGGTATACATTACCTAAGTCGGTTTTAAAATTTGCGGAGAATTTCAGGATCTACGCATCAGGTTTAAACCTGATTACCATTACCGGATATAAGGGGGTTGATCCGGAGGTGAACAGGAACAGGGATTCGGCTAACGGGGTAATTCCCGGAAATGACAACAGGGATAAATACCCTTCTACAAGAACCTTTTCATTAGGAATTAACTTCACATTTTAA
- the araA gene encoding L-arabinose isomerase: MIKLNEHEVWFVTGSQHLYGEETLRNVARHSEEIAKNLNNSSEIPVDVVFKPTVTTSEQIAAICREANVTDRCVGVVVWMHTFSPAKMWIKGLQLLNKPMCHLHTQYNSEIPWDDIDMDFMNENQSAHGGREFGFMVSRLRKNRKVIAGHWKDEKVQKKLGTWSRVAVGWHAFQTTKIARIGDNMRNVAVTEGDKVEAEVRFGFAVNGYGIGDVVEYLNAVTDSEVEALVATYRELYKTDNPAFNETSVKDAARIELGLRAFLEEGGFGGFTNTFEDLHGFKQLPGIPTQRLMADGYGYGGEGDWKTAALLHTMKVMTQGLEGGTSFMEDYTYDFRKNGSRVLGSHMLEICPSIASGQPRLEVHPLSIGGKEDPARLVFDVGAGPAINVALMDMGNRFRLLVNEVQTVAPEHDLPKLPVARALWKPEPDLETAASAWILAGGSHHTVYSKAATTEFMEDFAEIAGVELLPIDKDTIVRDFKDKLRWNEVYYHLFQNNM, translated from the coding sequence ATGATAAAACTGAATGAACACGAAGTGTGGTTCGTCACGGGTAGCCAGCACTTATACGGGGAAGAAACATTAAGGAATGTTGCCAGGCATTCGGAAGAAATAGCAAAAAATCTCAATAACAGCAGCGAAATACCGGTAGATGTGGTCTTTAAACCTACCGTGACCACATCGGAACAGATCGCGGCAATTTGCCGGGAAGCCAATGTAACTGACCGGTGTGTGGGGGTTGTGGTGTGGATGCACACCTTTTCACCCGCTAAAATGTGGATAAAAGGGCTGCAACTGTTAAACAAGCCGATGTGCCATCTGCATACCCAGTATAATTCCGAAATACCTTGGGACGATATTGACATGGACTTTATGAACGAAAACCAGTCTGCCCACGGCGGAAGGGAATTCGGTTTTATGGTAAGCAGGCTGCGGAAAAACCGCAAAGTAATTGCCGGGCACTGGAAAGATGAAAAAGTGCAGAAGAAACTCGGAACATGGAGTCGTGTTGCTGTTGGATGGCATGCTTTCCAAACCACAAAAATAGCCAGGATAGGCGATAATATGCGGAACGTTGCCGTAACCGAAGGCGATAAGGTAGAGGCCGAGGTACGTTTCGGTTTCGCCGTAAACGGATATGGTATCGGTGATGTGGTGGAATACCTGAATGCTGTAACAGACAGTGAAGTGGAGGCGCTGGTAGCTACTTACAGGGAACTGTATAAAACCGATAATCCCGCATTTAATGAAACTTCCGTAAAAGATGCTGCAAGAATAGAGCTCGGACTCCGGGCCTTCTTGGAAGAAGGCGGTTTCGGAGGATTTACCAATACGTTTGAGGACCTTCACGGGTTTAAGCAACTACCCGGTATCCCCACCCAACGGCTGATGGCCGACGGTTACGGCTACGGAGGAGAAGGCGACTGGAAAACTGCGGCATTACTTCATACCATGAAAGTAATGACCCAGGGACTTGAAGGCGGAACCTCATTTATGGAGGATTACACCTATGATTTCCGTAAAAACGGTTCCAGGGTACTAGGGTCGCATATGCTCGAAATATGCCCTTCCATAGCTTCGGGACAGCCCAGGCTGGAAGTACATCCGTTATCCATCGGAGGAAAAGAAGACCCTGCGCGATTGGTGTTCGATGTAGGAGCCGGCCCCGCCATAAATGTGGCACTGATGGATATGGGAAACAGGTTCCGCCTGCTGGTCAACGAAGTACAAACGGTAGCACCGGAGCACGACCTGCCCAAACTTCCCGTGGCCCGCGCTTTGTGGAAACCCGAGCCTGACCTTGAAACTGCCGCATCCGCCTGGATACTCGCAGGGGGCTCCCATCATACGGTGTACAGCAAAGCCGCTACAACCGAATTCATGGAAGATTTTGCAGAAATTGCAGGGGTAGAGTTGCTGCCCATAGATAAAGATACCATTGTCCGGGATTTCAAGGATAAGTTACGGTGGAATGAAGTATATTACCACTTGTTTCAAAACAATATGTAA
- a CDS encoding sodium:solute symporter: MKSLDTLDWICISIYFLVLFGLALWVILKKTKNTEDYFLAGRNIGWFVVGASIFASNIGSEHVVGLAGAGAGDKMPMLIFEIQAWVVLILGWVFLPFYARSGVFTMPEFLERRFSAKSRWFLSVVSLVAYILTKVSVTIYAGGVVVSALLGINFWVGAIATVILTGVYTIFGGMRAVVYTETLQAIILVIGATALTFIGLDHVGGWGELKATLGPEYFNMWRPPSDPDFPWPSLFITSTIIGIWYWCTDQYIVQRTLTAKNLKEGRRGAIWGAFLKLLPVFIFLIPGVIALALKQKGLLEWDTPDQAFPVLMSNLLPSGLRGLVAAGLLAALMSSLASVFNSCSTLFTVDIYKKLKPDTPEIKLVRIGRIATLVVVFLGIIWIPIMANISGVLYEYLQSVQSYIAPPITAVFLLGIFYKRINATGAYATLVIGFIIGMGRIAIELMSDSFTSGSILHTLATMNFLTFGAWFFLFCIILLVAVSLLTPAQDEKQLAGLTFGTLSSKEKSSEKSYSWVDIAASVVILAIVIWVMISFNGT; this comes from the coding sequence ATGAAAAGTTTAGATACTTTAGACTGGATATGTATATCCATTTACTTTTTAGTCCTGTTCGGCCTGGCCTTATGGGTAATATTAAAGAAGACAAAAAATACTGAAGATTATTTCCTCGCCGGAAGAAATATAGGCTGGTTCGTAGTAGGAGCCTCCATATTTGCTTCCAACATCGGCTCGGAACACGTAGTGGGGCTGGCCGGTGCCGGTGCCGGAGATAAAATGCCCATGCTTATTTTTGAGATCCAGGCCTGGGTGGTACTGATCCTGGGCTGGGTATTCCTGCCGTTCTATGCACGCAGCGGTGTGTTTACCATGCCGGAGTTCCTGGAACGGCGGTTCAGCGCAAAATCCCGGTGGTTTTTGTCCGTTGTATCCCTGGTGGCTTACATACTCACTAAAGTTTCGGTTACAATATATGCCGGAGGGGTAGTGGTTTCCGCATTACTCGGTATCAATTTCTGGGTAGGTGCCATAGCCACAGTGATTTTAACAGGAGTTTATACCATTTTCGGGGGGATGCGTGCCGTGGTCTATACGGAAACCCTGCAAGCCATTATTCTTGTGATCGGTGCGACAGCGCTGACCTTTATCGGCCTGGATCATGTTGGCGGATGGGGAGAACTGAAAGCTACCCTCGGACCGGAATACTTCAACATGTGGCGACCGCCTTCCGATCCCGACTTTCCCTGGCCGAGCTTGTTCATCACCAGTACCATTATCGGTATTTGGTATTGGTGTACCGACCAGTATATCGTACAGCGGACATTGACGGCAAAAAACCTCAAAGAGGGAAGGAGAGGAGCCATTTGGGGTGCGTTCCTTAAATTGCTTCCCGTGTTTATATTTTTAATTCCTGGAGTTATAGCCCTGGCCTTAAAGCAAAAAGGATTGCTGGAGTGGGATACTCCGGACCAGGCTTTTCCCGTACTCATGAGTAACCTGTTACCTTCGGGACTTCGCGGACTGGTAGCTGCAGGCTTGCTTGCCGCCTTGATGAGTTCCCTCGCATCTGTGTTCAATTCCTGTTCTACCCTGTTTACCGTGGATATCTATAAAAAACTCAAACCGGACACCCCGGAGATAAAACTGGTACGTATAGGACGAATAGCAACATTGGTCGTAGTGTTTCTCGGTATAATCTGGATTCCCATCATGGCCAATATATCCGGTGTGCTTTATGAATACCTGCAATCCGTGCAATCCTATATAGCCCCTCCGATTACTGCGGTATTCCTGCTCGGTATCTTCTACAAGCGGATCAATGCCACAGGAGCATACGCTACGCTGGTTATCGGTTTTATCATCGGGATGGGCAGGATCGCTATCGAATTGATGAGTGACAGTTTTACATCGGGGAGTATACTGCATACCCTGGCAACAATGAATTTCCTGACTTTCGGCGCCTGGTTCTTCCTCTTCTGTATTATATTGCTAGTAGCGGTGAGCCTGTTAACTCCGGCTCAGGATGAAAAACAACTGGCGGGACTGACATTCGGCACATTATCATCTAAGGAAAAAAGCAGTGAAAAAAGCTATTCCTGGGTAGATATTGCCGCTTCCGTAGTGATCCTGGCTATTGTGATCTGGGTAATGATATCATTTAACGGAACTTAA
- a CDS encoding ribulokinase, which translates to MSSYVVGLDFGTDSVRAVLVDTANGDTLESEVHWYRRWKEGKYCNAGKNRFRQHPLDHIEGMEATIKKVVERSGIKPEDVLGICIDTTGSSPVPVDKNGTALALTPGFEENPNAMMVLWKDHTSINEAAEINRVSRTWGGTDYTKYIGGVYSSEWFWAKILHIVRKDSAVKEAAWSWMEHCDQMTYILTGEKDPKAFKRSRCAAGHKAMWHESWGGLPEDDFLSRLDPYLVEVKQNLYTDTHTSDVVAGNLSKEWSEKLGLTENTVVAVGTFDAHAGAVGAGAEAFSLVRVMGTSTCDIMVAPKEVIGTNAVKGICGQVDGSVVPGWMGLEAGQSAFGDLLAWFREIVSWPLDNLLQDTELLSEETRQQLKEELRNRVIPELSVQAEKIPAEESVPLALDWINGRRTPFADQALKSAITGLDLGTKAPHIFRALVEAICFGARKIVDRFEEEGVEIKSVVGIGGVAKKAPFVMQTLADVLNRPIRIAVSDQAPALGAAIYAAVAARVYPTVEDAVKAMGSPMEKTYEPRENMIGIYNEKYARYETLAEFIEEDTHKKNTIKVTSDV; encoded by the coding sequence ATGAGCAGTTATGTAGTTGGATTGGATTTTGGTACGGATTCGGTAAGGGCTGTACTGGTAGATACGGCCAACGGGGATACCCTCGAAAGCGAAGTACATTGGTACAGGAGATGGAAAGAAGGAAAGTACTGTAATGCCGGAAAAAACCGTTTCCGTCAACATCCGCTGGACCATATTGAAGGTATGGAAGCTACCATTAAAAAGGTGGTGGAAAGATCAGGAATAAAACCGGAAGATGTTCTCGGAATATGTATCGATACCACGGGGTCATCTCCCGTTCCCGTGGATAAAAACGGTACGGCACTGGCATTGACGCCGGGTTTTGAAGAAAACCCCAATGCGATGATGGTCCTCTGGAAAGACCACACTTCAATCAACGAAGCCGCGGAGATCAACCGCGTATCCAGGACCTGGGGAGGAACAGATTACACCAAATACATAGGAGGTGTGTATTCCTCGGAATGGTTTTGGGCAAAAATACTGCACATTGTAAGGAAAGACAGTGCCGTGAAAGAAGCTGCGTGGTCCTGGATGGAACACTGCGACCAGATGACGTACATTCTCACGGGTGAAAAAGATCCCAAAGCTTTTAAGCGGAGCAGATGTGCCGCCGGGCACAAGGCCATGTGGCACGAAAGCTGGGGCGGACTTCCGGAAGATGATTTTCTCTCCCGGCTGGACCCGTATCTCGTAGAGGTCAAACAAAATCTTTATACGGATACCCATACTTCCGATGTGGTAGCCGGTAACCTGAGCAAAGAGTGGAGTGAAAAACTCGGGTTGACCGAAAATACCGTAGTAGCTGTCGGTACCTTTGATGCCCATGCCGGAGCTGTAGGAGCCGGTGCCGAAGCTTTTTCCCTGGTAAGGGTAATGGGGACTTCTACCTGTGATATTATGGTAGCCCCCAAAGAGGTTATCGGGACCAATGCCGTAAAAGGTATTTGCGGACAGGTGGACGGTTCTGTTGTCCCCGGCTGGATGGGCCTGGAAGCGGGACAATCTGCCTTTGGTGATTTGCTGGCGTGGTTCCGGGAAATCGTATCCTGGCCTTTGGATAATCTGTTACAGGATACGGAATTACTTTCGGAGGAAACCAGGCAACAACTTAAAGAAGAACTCAGAAACAGGGTGATCCCCGAATTATCGGTACAGGCAGAAAAGATTCCTGCGGAAGAAAGTGTTCCCCTCGCTCTGGACTGGATAAACGGACGCCGGACCCCTTTCGCCGACCAGGCCCTGAAATCTGCCATTACGGGACTTGATCTCGGAACGAAGGCCCCGCATATATTCCGTGCACTGGTTGAAGCCATATGTTTCGGTGCCCGGAAGATCGTAGACAGGTTTGAGGAAGAAGGTGTGGAAATAAAATCGGTTGTAGGGATAGGCGGAGTAGCTAAAAAAGCGCCTTTCGTTATGCAAACCCTTGCCGATGTGTTAAACAGGCCCATACGGATTGCCGTTTCCGACCAGGCACCCGCACTCGGGGCGGCCATCTATGCTGCTGTTGCCGCAAGGGTATATCCCACTGTGGAGGACGCTGTAAAAGCTATGGGCAGCCCTATGGAAAAGACTTATGAACCCAGGGAAAATATGATCGGGATCTACAATGAAAAATATGCCCGCTATGAAACCCTTGCTGAGTTTATTGAAGAAGATACGCATAAGAAAAACACTATAAAAGTTACATCGGATGTCTGA
- a CDS encoding L-ribulose-5-phosphate 4-epimerase: MSEYKAIKEVCYKANMELPELGLVVYTFGNVSCVDRKNNVFAIKPSGVPYEDLAPEDIVIVDFENNIVEGKMRPSSDTKTHAYLYKTWEDIGSIVHTHATYSVAWAQAQMDIPIFGTTHADHLTSDIPCAPPMKDEYIEGNYEHMTGKQIIDCFKEKGLSHTEVEMVLLGNHGPFAWGKNADKAVYNSKVMEELAKMAYLTLQINPSAPRLKDTLIQKHYNRKHGKDAYYGQ, from the coding sequence ATGTCTGAATACAAAGCAATAAAAGAAGTGTGTTACAAGGCAAATATGGAATTGCCCGAACTCGGGTTAGTGGTATACACTTTTGGTAATGTAAGCTGCGTGGACCGGAAAAACAACGTCTTTGCCATTAAGCCCAGCGGAGTACCTTATGAAGACCTTGCCCCGGAAGACATAGTTATAGTCGATTTTGAAAACAATATTGTAGAAGGAAAAATGCGCCCGTCTTCAGATACGAAAACCCATGCTTACCTTTACAAGACCTGGGAAGATATCGGAAGTATTGTACATACCCATGCCACCTATTCCGTAGCCTGGGCGCAGGCACAGATGGACATCCCCATTTTCGGGACCACCCATGCCGACCACCTGACCAGTGACATTCCCTGTGCACCTCCCATGAAGGATGAATACATAGAAGGAAATTATGAGCATATGACGGGCAAGCAGATCATAGACTGTTTTAAAGAAAAAGGGCTGTCCCATACGGAAGTGGAAATGGTATTGCTGGGTAACCACGGGCCTTTTGCCTGGGGGAAAAATGCAGACAAGGCCGTGTATAACAGTAAAGTAATGGAAGAACTGGCTAAGATGGCCTACCTTACCCTGCAGATAAATCCTTCCGCACCGCGATTGAAGGATACTTTAATACAAAAGCATTACAACCGTAAACACGGAAAAGATGCGTATTACGGACAATAA
- a CDS encoding aldose epimerase family protein — protein MKTYYLTAVLFALLACNTKQKKQEEQKEPATGEKEVRTSVTREKFGTLPDGKEVERYTLTNTNGIEMKVMTYGGIITSLKTPDKEGKTGDIVLGFDTLEDYLQKVPYFGAIIGRYGNRIANGKFTLDDTEYTLAQNDGKNHLHGGNKGFDKVLWKASEAKVDNGTALKLRYKSKDMEEGYPGNLDITVTYTLTNNDELKVNYRATTDKKTVVNLTQHSYFNLAPDSENILSQELQLNADAFLPVSKTLIPTGELKKVGGTPFDFRQSKTVGKDIEQQDEQLSYGNGYDHCWVLNGENGSMKKAASLYDPSSGRVMEVLTTEPGIQFYSGNFLDGSLTGKGNKKYGFRSGLCLETQHYPDAPNQPDFPTTVLNPGEEYNTTTVFKFSVK, from the coding sequence ATGAAAACCTATTATTTAACTGCTGTATTATTTGCCTTGCTGGCCTGTAATACCAAACAAAAGAAACAGGAAGAACAAAAGGAACCGGCAACAGGGGAAAAGGAGGTCCGGACCTCCGTAACCCGTGAAAAGTTCGGCACATTGCCCGATGGAAAGGAAGTGGAACGCTATACACTTACCAACACCAATGGCATAGAAATGAAGGTGATGACCTATGGCGGGATCATTACCTCCCTGAAAACTCCCGATAAAGAAGGAAAAACAGGAGATATTGTGCTCGGTTTTGACACTTTGGAAGACTACCTGCAGAAAGTACCCTACTTCGGAGCAATTATCGGCAGGTATGGCAATCGTATCGCCAATGGGAAATTCACTTTGGATGACACCGAATATACCCTGGCACAAAATGACGGAAAGAACCACCTGCACGGGGGGAATAAGGGATTTGACAAGGTTCTTTGGAAAGCCTCGGAAGCAAAGGTAGACAACGGCACAGCCCTGAAACTCCGGTATAAAAGCAAGGATATGGAAGAAGGGTATCCCGGTAACCTGGATATAACTGTAACCTATACCCTGACCAATAATGACGAACTCAAGGTGAATTACCGGGCAACCACCGATAAAAAAACGGTGGTGAACCTTACTCAGCATTCCTATTTTAACCTTGCCCCGGACAGCGAAAATATTCTCAGTCAGGAACTGCAGTTAAATGCCGATGCTTTCCTCCCGGTAAGCAAAACCTTGATCCCTACCGGAGAATTAAAAAAAGTTGGAGGCACTCCGTTTGATTTCAGGCAATCCAAAACTGTAGGGAAAGATATCGAACAGCAGGATGAGCAGTTGAGCTACGGGAATGGCTATGATCATTGCTGGGTGCTGAACGGTGAAAACGGCAGTATGAAAAAAGCCGCTTCCCTTTACGATCCTTCAAGTGGCCGTGTGATGGAAGTACTTACCACAGAGCCCGGCATTCAGTTTTATTCCGGAAACTTCCTGGACGGGTCACTGACCGGGAAAGGAAATAAAAAATACGGTTTCCGTTCCGGTTTGTGCCTGGAAACGCAACACTATCCCGATGCTCCCAACCAGCCCGATTTCCCGACTACGGTGCTCAACCCGGGAGAAGAATATAACACAACGACTGTTTTCAAATTTTCTGTTAAATAA